In Procambarus clarkii isolate CNS0578487 chromosome 25, FALCON_Pclarkii_2.0, whole genome shotgun sequence, the following proteins share a genomic window:
- the LOC138368489 gene encoding histone-lysine N-methyltransferase, H3 lysine-79 specific-like, whose amino-acid sequence MKRNRIKDINIKELDKQIRKKRKKPTRIQMTKRKDLATNETERKETERKETERKETERKETERKETERKETERKETERKETERKETERKETERKETERKETERKETERKETEREETEREETERKETERKETERKETEREETERKETERKESLEGLQD is encoded by the coding sequence ATGAAGAGGAATAGGATAAAGGATATAAATATAAAAGAGTTAGACAAACAGATAAGGAAAAAAAGAAAGAAACCTACAAGAATCCAAATGACGAAGAGAAAAGATTTAGCAACAAATGAGACTGAGAGGAAAGAGACTGAGAGGAAAGAGACTGAGAGGAAAGAGACTGAGAGGAAAGAGACTGAGAGGAAAGAGACTGAGAGGAAAGAGACTGAGAGGAAAGAGACTGAGAGGAAAGAGACTGAGAGGAAAGAGACTGAGAGGAAAGAGACTGAGAGGAAAGAGACTGAGAGGAAAGAGACTGAGAGGAAAGAGACTGAGAGGAAAGAGACTGAGAGGGAAGAGACTGAGAGGGAAGAGACTGAGAGGAAAGAGACTGAGAGGAAAGAGACTGAGAGGAAAGAGACTGAGAGGGAAGAGACTGAGAGGAAAGAGACTGAGAGGAAAGAGAGCCTAGAGGGGTTGCAAGACTAA
- the LOC123756310 gene encoding uncharacterized protein — protein MPILTIPSSEGMPLLTPPTSEGMPLLTPPTSEDMPTLTPPASEDMLTLTPPTSEDMPTQTPPACEDMPTLTPPTSEGMPLLTPPTSEGMPLLTLPTSEDMLTLTPPTSEDMPTLTPPASEDMPTLTPPASEDMPTLTPPASEDMPTLTPPTSEGMPLLIPPTSEGMPLLIPPTSEDMPTLTPPTSEDMPTLTPPTSEDMPTLTPPTSEGMPLLTPPTSEDMPTLTPPTSEDMPTLTPPTNEDMPTLTPPASEDMPTLTPPASEDMPTLTTPASEGMPTLAPPASEDMPTLTPPASEDMPTLTPPASEDMPTLTPPASEDMPTLTTPASEGMPTLTPPASEDMPTLTPPAIEDMPTLTPPASEDMPTLTPPASEDMPTLTPPASEDMPTLTPPASEDMPTLTPPTSEDMPLLTTPASEDMPTLTPPTSEDMPTLTTPASEDMPTLTPPTSEDMPTLTPPASEDMPTLTPPASEDMPTLTPPASEDMPTLTPPTSEDMPTLTPPASEDMPTLTPPTSEDMPTLTPPASEDMPTLTPPASEDMPTLTPPASEDMPTLTPPTSEDMPQLTTPASEDMPTLTPPTSEDMPTLTTPASEDMPKL, from the coding sequence ATGCCCATTTTAACAATACCATCAAGTGAAGGTATGCCCCTACTAACACCACCAACAAGTGAAGGTATGCCCCTACTAACACCACCAACAAGTGAAGATatgcccacactaacaccaccagcaaGTGAAGATATgctcacactaacaccaccaacaagTGAAGATAtgcccacacaaacaccaccagcatGTGAAGATatgcccacactaacaccaccaacaagTGAAGGTATGCCCCTACTAACACCACCAACAAGTGAAGGTATGCCCCTACTAACACTACCAACAAGTGAAGATATgctcacactaacaccaccaacaagTGAAGATatgcccacactaacaccaccagcaaGTGAAGATatgcccacactaacaccaccagcaaGTGAAGATatgcccacactaacaccaccagcaaGTGAAGATatgcccacactaacaccaccaacaagTGAAGGTATGCCCCTACTAATACCACCAACAAGTGAAGGTATGCCCCTACTAATACCACCAACAAGTGAAGATatgcccacactaacaccaccaacaagTGAAGATatgcccacactaacaccaccaacaagTGAAGATatgcccacactaacaccaccaacaagTGAAGGTATGCCCCTACTAACACCACCAACAAGTGAAGATatgcccacactaacaccaccaacaagTGAAGATatgcccacactaacaccaccaacaaatGAAGATatgcccacactaacaccaccagcaaGTGAAGATatgcccacactaacaccaccagcaaGTGAAGATATGcccacactaacaacaccagcaagtgaaGGTATGCCCACACTAGCACCACCAGCAAGTGAAGATatgcccacactaacaccaccagcaaGTGAAGATatgcccacactaacaccaccagcaaGTGAAGATatgcccacactaacaccaccagcaaGTGAAGATATGcccacactaacaacaccagcaagtgaaggtatgcccacactaacaccaccagcaaGTGAAGATatgcccacactaacaccaccagcaaTTGAAGATatgcccacactaacaccaccagcaaGTGAAGATatgcccacactaacaccaccagcaaGTGAAGATatgcccacactaacaccaccagcaaGTGAAGATatgcccacactaacaccaccagcaaGTGAAGATatgcccacactaacaccaccaacaagTGAAGATATGCCCCtactaacaacaccagcaagtgaagatatgcccacactaacaccaccaacaagTGAAGATATGcccacactaacaacaccagcaagtgaagatatgcccacactaacaccaccaacaagTGAAGATatgcccacactaacaccaccagcaaGTGAAGATatgcccacactaacaccaccagcaaGTGAAGATatgcccacactaacaccaccagcaaGTGAAGATatgcccacactaacaccaccaacaagTGAAGATatgcccacactaacaccaccagcaaGTGAAGATatgcccacactaacaccaccaacaagTGAAGATatgcccacactaacaccaccagcaaGTGAAGATatgcccacactaacaccaccagcaaGTGAAGATatgcccacactaacaccaccagcaaGTGAAGATatgcccacactaacaccaccaacaagTGAAGATATGCCccaactaacaacaccagcaagtgaagatatgcccacactaacaccaccaacaagTGAAGATATGcccacactaacaacaccagcaagtgaaGATATGCCCAAACTGTGA